In bacterium, the DNA window GCAGAAAATCGAGAAGCTCGGTGAGGTCATCGCTGCCACGACGTGAGATCACGTAGAACTGGCCGTCGAGGGTCTGGCCGCCCGCAGGAGGCTCCCAATCGTCATCGCCGGATGGCTTCATGATGACGTGGGCCTGATCCATGAGGAGCAGTGCCCAGGCTTCGGCATCCACCGCCGCGGAAGCCTTCTGCAGCGTGGCGTCTCCGCCATCTGCGAACGCTTCGAGCCATTGTCCGAGGCGCTCCCGATCCGGCAGGCCAGCTCGCCAGGCATCGAGGTCGATGCAGGTGGTGACCTGCTCGGCGGTGGCATGCTCGAGTAGCCAGCCCGCATCCGCCAGGCCCACCGCGTGGGCGGTGAAGCAAAGCTCCGCCGGCGGCAAGCGTGGAATCACGCGCGCCGGGTCGGCGGTCAGTCCCAGCAATTCACCCCGTCGGTTGACCGGGGTCTCACAGATCAGGGCCACCTGGGCGTCCAGGCTGTGTTCGGCCATCGCCTCACGGGCGGCCTGACGGTCCGTTCGCGCCAGTTCCAGGATTCGGCTGGCCTGCGGCGGGGGGAGCTCGAGGGTTCCCATCGCGCCGATCGTAGCCCGGCCTTGCCTCGGGGGAAGTCTCAATAAATCCGGGCGCGAATGCTATCCTTCCAGTGTTCGCCGTGGCAGCCGGGTCCTCGCAGAATTCACTTCGCCGCGTGCTGCGCGGTGCCAGCGGGCTTGCTGTGCTGCCTTCGCTGCTTGCCGCCGGCCTGCTCGGCCTGGGTAGCGGCACATCGTTCTGGACGCTGCTTGCCGCAGCGTGGCTTGGCGGTTCGGTCGTTCTGGGCGGTTGGGCGTTCGACCGCGGGCGGCCTCTCAACTGGTGGGTTGGTCAGGCCCTCGTCGGGATCGTCCTGGCCTTCGGAGTGGCCGCGTTCCACGGGCTGGCGGCCGGCTCCGGAGTCACGATCCCAGCGGTCTACCGCACCCTGGCGTTCGATATCGACGCCGAGGTTGCGCTCGGTCCGCTTCTCGAGTGTGAGGCCGCGCTCCAGCAGGGTCCCGTATTGGCGAACTCAGGAGCGCATCCGCGCTTCGGTGCGCCTGAGGGTCGGCTCTGGTTCGACGCGCCGGGTTCCGAGGGGCGCCGTCAGCTCCACTTCATCGATCCCGGCAGCCGGGCGTCGCGCTGCTGGACCTGTGGCGAGGCCGGCAACAATTTCCGACCGGTGCCGAACCCGATCGGCGAAGGCGTCCTGTTCGAATCGGACAGAGGAGGTGGACTGGGCGTGTTCTCGGCCGAAACCAGGGAACGTTCGCGCGGGCGGTTGCCCTCTCGGCGGATCATCCCGGCGACTGCACCCGGAGCATTCCCCATCTACGAGGCCGGGGGCCGCGGCATGGTCTGGTCGACGGGGAACGAAGGACGCTTTTCCATTCTCACGGCGGCTCTCGTCGCTGGTCACGGCGGTCTTTCCCTGGGCTCCCATCGCCCCCTTGTTTCTGGCGGTCTGGATTGGGTTGCGCCTCTCGCGTGGTCGCTGGATGCGCGCTCGCTGGTCTACGCCCGCGGAGCCGGTCCCGATGCGTTCCAGCAGGCATGGGCTTCATCCTGGCGCGTATGGGCGGGACCCCGGCGCGAGCCGCGGGCCGAAGCCAGTTGCGCCTCGGCACGCCGGGCGAGGAGCTCGTGCGGTTGGATCTCGGCCCGGTCGCGGATTGGGGCGCCCCGACGGGCGTCGCGCTCGTGAACGACGGACGCTCGCTGGTGCTGGGGCAGTGGCGGCCTGGCGAGGGGGGGCGCGAAGAGCGCCTCATCCAGTTGAGTCGCAGCTGCCGGGAGAAGCTGTAGCTATCCTGACGGGATGCCTGGTCTGGAACAGATCCGTGCGGCCTTTTCCGGCCACGAGCCCGAGCTGATCGAGCGGCCCTCGGACCGTCGAGCCGCAGTGGCGGTGGTGCTGCGCGAGAACGCTGGGCGGCCCGAGGTGTTGCTGATCGAACGTGCCACCAAGGAGGGCGACCCCTGGTCGGGGCATATGGCGTTTCCCGGGGGCCGCGTCGAGGATGTGGACGGGAGCATCCAGATCGCTGCGGAGCGCGAGACCTTCGAGGAAGTGGGCGTCTCTCTCCAAGGCGCAGAGCTGATCGGTCGCCTCGATGATCTCCAGGGCCGCCATGCCGGGCGCGTGGCTCCTCTCGTCATTTCCGGCTTCGTCTTCCATCATCCGTCGCCGGACGAGCTGATGCCGAACTACGAAGTAGCAGAGACCTTCTGGTTCCCCGTTCGCGAGCTCCGTCAGCCCGAGCGTCATATCGAAAAAGCGTTCCGCGAAACCGGCAGTCTGCAGTTTCCCGGGATCGTCGTCGGGGATCCGGAGCGCCACGTCGTCTGGGGCCTGACCTACCGATTCATCGAGATCTTCTTCGAGGTCGTGGGCCACCCATTGCGCGACCGATGGGGTGAGCTGCCGATGATCGACCGGACGCCCTGAGATCGATCGCTAGTTGCAGGATTCCATTTCGCTTCACGTAAGAGAAGCGAAGCGGCCGCTTTGCGAGGCTCAGTCCTGGGTTTCGCGCGCGAGTTCTACGTCGACGACGAGCCGATCGCTCTCGGCTTCGAGGGCAGTGCGGAGGCTGCCTTCGCCAAGGGAATCGGGGACCTCGCAGAGGATCGTCATCTGATAGTGAGGCGAGCCTCCGGGGCCCGGCTGACTGGACGTGGAGAGGTCGGCGATGTTCACGCCGAGGTTGGCGAGGGCACCGCAGATGCCGGCCACGATTCCTGCCTTGTCTTCTCCGGCGGCGACGACCCGGAACAGCTGGGTGTCCGGTGAAGGAACGGAGGGTCGGGTCCCGGTTTCGAGGTG includes these proteins:
- a CDS encoding CoA pyrophosphatase encodes the protein MPGLEQIRAAFSGHEPELIERPSDRRAAVAVVLRENAGRPEVLLIERATKEGDPWSGHMAFPGGRVEDVDGSIQIAAERETFEEVGVSLQGAELIGRLDDLQGRHAGRVAPLVISGFVFHHPSPDELMPNYEVAETFWFPVRELRQPERHIEKAFRETGSLQFPGIVVGDPERHVVWGLTYRFIEIFFEVVGHPLRDRWGELPMIDRTP